GGTTCTTTCTTCCAAGGCTGGGGGCACAATGGTTCACGAAGCGGTAGGACACGGGCTGGAGGCGGATCTTACCGGACAGCACCTGTCGGTGTACGTCGGGAAGCTGGGCCAGCAGGTGGCTTCGCCCATCGTAACGGTAGTGGACGACCCCACACTGCCCGGCAGACGCGGATCCTATAATATCGACGACGAAGGTGTGCCCGCTGAAAAAACGGTGCTGGTGGACAAAGGGATCCTCAAGGCCTATATGAGCGATAAGCAGAGTGTGCTGAGAGACGGTATCCCCGCCACGGGGAACGGACGCCGGCAGTCCTTCAGGCACTGGCCTATCCCCCGCATGTCCAACACCATCATAGAGCCTGGCAAAGATGATCCGGATGAGATCATCCGTTCCGTGGACCGGGGCCTGCTGGTGCTCAAGATGGGTGGCGGCCAGGTCAACACGGTGACCGGGGACTTTGTCTTCGAGGTGAGCGAAGGTTATATGATCAACGGCGGCGAGGTGGAGGGGCCCGTGCGCGGCGCCACCCTTGCCGGTAACGGGCCGGAAGTGTTAAAAAGCATGGATATGGTTGGAACCGACCTGGGTTTCGGCCTCGGGACCTGCGGCAAGGACGGGCAGGGTGTTCCGGTGGGGGACGCTCAGCCGACGCTCAGGATACCCGAGATCGTAGTGGGCGGCCGGGATGCTGAAGGGAACAGTTGATGGCGATAGGTATCAAACGCAAGGCTAAAACACCCAAAGATGCACAGCCTCAGGGTAAGGGAAAAGGGCCGAAAATACGGATCCTCTACCAGTTCCTTTTCGTCACCCTGGCGGTCTCCATTCTCCCTCTCTTCATGGCCTCCTACAAGCTCATGGGGATCAACAGGGCTTTTCTGGAAGATGAGCTCCTTTCCCTGCACAGCCAGCTGGCCAACTCCACGGCGGAGGAGATCTCCACCGCCATGTCCAACATCCTTGGCAACCTGGAGCTGGTGGCCAAGGCCCAGGGCGGCACCAGTCCCCTGAAACAGGAAGAACGGGAGCGTTCCCTCATCTTCTACCTGGACCAGTACCCCGAGATCATCCGTCTCACCCAGTACTCCACCGGCGGCCGGAAACTCGCCATGGTTTTCAGGGTAGGGCAGTCCAAGATCCCGCCCCTGGGTGAGGAGATCCTGACGGCCGCTGTTACCGAGGCCGCAGGGGGAAAGACCTACCTCAGCCGGCCCGTGGTTCTGGCAGGACAGCAGGTTCCTGTATTGGCCGTGTCCATGCCGGTTTACGGTCCTTCCGGAGGCATCCAGTCGGTGCTCCTGGGGGAGATCAGCCTCCAGAAGGTGCAGCAGACCATAGAAAGGATCAACATCCGCCGCCAGGGCAACGCCTACGTTGTTAACCGCAGCGGGCTCCTCATCGCTCACCAGGATCTGGAAAGGGTGAGCCGGTCCGAGGACATGAGTTCGGTGGAGATCGTAGGCAAGTACCTCCTCGCGGGCCTGAGCGCCGGGACCATCCCCTTCAGGGACAAGATGGGGGAGGACATGGTGGGTTCCTACGCAAACATCGGCAACCTGGGCTGGGGTGTGGTGGTTCAGGAACCGCGGGCCGACGCCTACAAGATCATCAAGGACATGACCTTCCAGACGCTCATCTGGG
The DNA window shown above is from bacterium and carries:
- a CDS encoding TldD/PmbA family protein, whose translation is MTLDPSLLEKVIFLLLSSGGEFADLYYQDMTARQVEAESGQIERISTIREKGVGLRLIRQGVTHFATTVDLAPDALLTLASALASGAGMAGKGQKGEKRKIHLTELPAGPLPFGEDPAGIPLQEKGKLVMGALSALKGFDSRLTQTKAIYRDSSQSILIANSDGVLARDSRSYGVFLVQVVVSDGSHMQVGYEPVGGIGGYSVFREMDPAEVAMTAARRALTILEAPEAPAGKMPVVLSSKAGGTMVHEAVGHGLEADLTGQHLSVYVGKLGQQVASPIVTVVDDPTLPGRRGSYNIDDEGVPAEKTVLVDKGILKAYMSDKQSVLRDGIPATGNGRRQSFRHWPIPRMSNTIIEPGKDDPDEIIRSVDRGLLVLKMGGGQVNTVTGDFVFEVSEGYMINGGEVEGPVRGATLAGNGPEVLKSMDMVGTDLGFGLGTCGKDGQGVPVGDAQPTLRIPEIVVGGRDAEGNS
- a CDS encoding HD domain-containing protein is translated as MAIGIKRKAKTPKDAQPQGKGKGPKIRILYQFLFVTLAVSILPLFMASYKLMGINRAFLEDELLSLHSQLANSTAEEISTAMSNILGNLELVAKAQGGTSPLKQEERERSLIFYLDQYPEIIRLTQYSTGGRKLAMVFRVGQSKIPPLGEEILTAAVTEAAGGKTYLSRPVVLAGQQVPVLAVSMPVYGPSGGIQSVLLGEISLQKVQQTIERINIRRQGNAYVVNRSGLLIAHQDLERVSRSEDMSSVEIVGKYLLAGLSAGTIPFRDKMGEDMVGSYANIGNLGWGVVVQEPRADAYKIIKDMTFQTLIWALVAVILAIVASTVLAIRLAKPIGILAGKAMSLATGNFGERVDITSRNELGQLAQSFNHMAAQLERHDQNLREMFIDTTKALAAAIDAKDPYTRGHSQRVAQISLELAKEMGQSPSEQQKVNIAALLHDVGKIGIEDHILKKPSQLTDEEYGVIKQHPRWGAMIMGHITQLKDVVPAIQHHHERLDGSGYPEGLAGEQIPLLARIIAVADTFDAMTTDRLYQKAMEPQFVVSKLHEWKGSRYDPRVVDAMTRIYSRIVNSGA